A single window of Nakaseomyces glabratus chromosome G, complete sequence DNA harbors:
- the MSH6 gene encoding mismatch repair ATPase MSH6 (CAGL0G08129g~Ortholog(s) have ATP binding, ATPase activity, four-way junction DNA binding, guanine/thymine mispair binding, single base insertion or deletion binding activity), producing MTMPTTPKANKKKVGNTGSSQKKLKQSTLLSFFSKQTSPSVSKSKTKVFPSPKSRESEKEDQKSLFVTDEDTKENVSEVAQPEPATEISKASPVASVAVEKTPIKDDNIKVKEESTEQNDDDTKDTQTVGRVRKRVVSYAEESDSEDDITVKKRKRTPVSDDEDSDFKADAVSDADNDDDYKSDKSAVSSIGGFDDSDDDDILALTTNKYKKPKAAAPKKVVQRITPPAAKPKFTMATTGPKNNTFNKQNEERYQWLVDERDAQKRPKDDPEYDPRTLYIPSSAWNKFTPFEKQYWEIKSKMWDCIVFFKKGKFFELYEKDAFLANALFDWKLAGGGRANMQLAGIPEMSFEHWASQFIQLGYKVAKVDQRESMLAKEMREGSKGIVKRELQCVLTSGTLVDGDMIHSDLATYCLAVREEPSNFYDITQPSSATYTKIFGVAFIDTSTGEVQMTEFLDDEECSRLDTLMSQVRPKEVIIEKHNLCNLANKIVKFCAAPNALFNYIKPVEEFYDFEKTHNELLANEEAYFGTADGWPSVLKNYYDSNKKVGFSAFGGLLYYLKWLKLDESLISMKNFTEYNFVKSQNTMVLDGISLQNLEIFSNSFDGSDKGTLFKLFNNSITPMGKRMMRKWLMNPLLLKEDIEKRQDSVELLMNNHELRTKIESVFTGLPDLERLLSRIHAGSLKVKDFDKVITAFENILQMTKEIESNELHGALKSYFIQIPKQLENEVQHWESAFDRRKAVEEGVIIPEVGVEPDFDKSLEKLEGLENELNLLLKSYMKLLKTSNLQYKDSGKEIYTIEVPVSATKYVPANWVQMGANKNTKRYYSDEVRVLARSVAEARELHKTLENDLNFRLCRKFDTQYSTVWMPTVTCLANIDCLLGLVRTSESLGTPSCRPVICDEVDPSTKCKKQGFVDFKSLRHPCFNLDSRVNKDFIPNDVTLGNKSPNIGLLTGANAAGKSTVLRMTCIAVIMAQLGCYVPAESASLTPIDRIMTRLGANDNIMQGKSTFFVELSETKRILDLATNRSLLVLDELGRGGSSNDGFSIAESVLHHVATHIQSLGFFATHYGSLGLSFRSHPQIKPMKMSILVDEATRNVTFLYKLVDGQSEGSFGMHVASMCGIAKSIVDNAQSAADNLEHTSRLIKERKEALQGHADPGSMVPLGLQSDFTRLAFGDGLNNKSVGTGEGVLVYDNNVKSNVLRILFNMIDRLED from the coding sequence ATGACTatgccgactacaccaaAGGCaaataagaagaaagtgGGTAATACTGGCTCGTCCCAGAAGAAACTGAAGCAGAGCACGCTGCTGTCGTTCTTCTCGAAGCAGACATCACCCAGTGTCTCCAAGAGCAAAACTAAAGTATTTCCTAGCCCCAAATCAAGGGAAAGCGAGAAGGAGGACCAGAAATCCCTATTTGTAACAGATGAAGACACAAAGGAAAATGTATCAGAAGTTGCACAACCTGAGCCAGCGActgaaatatcaaaagcaTCACCTGTTGCGTCGGTGGCTGTTGAAAAGACCCCAATCAAGGATGATAATATCAAAGTCAAGGAGGAATCTACCGAGcaaaatgatgatgacaCTAAAGATACTCAAACAGTCGGTAGAGTACGGAAGAGGGTTGTGAGCTATGCGGAAGAAAGCGATAGTGAGGATGATATTACCGtcaagaagagaaaaagaacaCCTGttagtgatgatgaagatagCGATTTCAAAGCAGATGCAGTTTCCGACGCCGACAATGACGATGATTATAAATCTGATAAGAGTGCAGTGAGCTCAATAGGCGGCTTCGATGACagtgatgatgacgataTTCTAGCATTAACAACTAACAAATATAAGAAACCCAAGGCTGCTGCGCCAAAGAAGGTGGTACAGCGCATTACTCCACCGGCGGCAAAACCTAAATTCACAATGGCCACAACAGGGCCCAAGAATAACACATTCAATAAACAAAACGAGGAAAGATACCAATGGCTAGTAGATGAAAGAGATGCCCAAAAAAGGCCCAAGGATGACCCTGAGTATGATCCTCGTACCCTGTATATACCATCATCAGCTTGGAACAAGTTTACACCATTCGAGAAACAGTATTGGGAAATCAAGTCAAAGATGTGGGACTGTATCGTATTCTTTAAAAAAGGTAAGTTTTTTGAGTTATATGAAAAAGATGCCTTTTTAGCAAACGCCCTTTTTGATTGGAAACTTGCCGGTGGTGGGAGAGCTAATATGCAACTTGCTGGTATACCAGAAATGTCTTTCGAGCACTGGGCATCGCAATTCATTCAGTTGGGATACAAGGTAGCAAAAGTGGATCAAAGAGAATCGATGCTTGCCAAAGAAATGAGGGAGGGATCGAAGGGTATTGTAAAGAGAGAACTACAATGTGTTTTGACAAGTGGTACATTGGTTGACGGGGATATGATACATTCTGATTTAGCCACATATTGTTTAGCTGTTAGAGAGGAACCATCGAATTTTTATGACATAACACAGCCGAGCTCTGCTACATACACTAAGATATTTGGTGTCGCTTTCATTGATACATCTACAGGTGAGGTTCAAATGACAGAATTTCTAGATGACGAAGAGTGCTCGCGCCTTGACACTCTAATGTCACAGGTGAGGCCGAAGGAAgttattattgaaaaacatAACCTTTGCAATCTGGCAAACAAAATAGTTAAATTTTGTGCCGCTCCAAATGCTCTCTTCAATTACATAAAGCCTGTAGAAGAATTTTACGACTTTGAAAAGACACACAATGAGTTACTGGCAAATGAGGAGGCATACTTTGGTACAGCAGATGGGTGGCCTAGCGTGTTGAAGAACTATTATGACTCTAATAAAAAAGTGGGATTTTCTGCATTTGGAGGTCTTTTATACTATCTAAAATGGCTAAAATTAGATGAAAGTTTGATATCAATGAAGAACTTCACTGAATATAACTTTGTTAAGTCACAAAATACAATGGTCTTGGACGGTATATCTTTACAAAATTTGGAGATATTTAGCAATTCATTTGACGGAAGTGATAAAGGCACACTGTTTAAATTATTTAACAATTCGATAACTCCAATGGGGAAAAGAATGATGAGGAAGTGGCTAATGAATCCACTTCTTCTGAAAGAGGATATAGAGAAAAGACAAGATAGTGTCGAGCTGCTGATGAATAACCATGAATTGAGAACAAAAATCGAATCCGTATTTACTGGACTTCCTGATCTCGAAAGATTGCTGTCAAGAATTCACGCAGGCTCTCTGAAAGTTAAGGATTTTGACAAAGTAATCACTGCGTTTGAGAATATTTTACAAAtgacaaaagaaattgaaagtaaCGAGTTACATGGCGCTTTAAAGTCATACTTTATCCAAATTCCAAAACAACTAGAAAATGAAGTTCAGCACTGGGAATCTGCTTTTGATAGGAGAAAGGctgttgaagaaggtgTTATCATCCCGGAAGTTGGTGTTGAGCCTGATTTTGACAAATCATTGGAAAAATTAGAGGGACTAGAGAACGAattgaatttattattaaaaagTTATATGAAGCTATTAAAAACTTCCAATTTGCAATATAAGGACTCTGGTAAAGAAATTTATACAATTGAAGTGCCAGTCAGTGCCACTAAATATGTGCCAGCAAATTGGGTTCAAATGGGTGCtaataaaaatactaaaaGATACTACTCAGACGAAGTTAGGGTTCTAGCCAGATCAGTTGCTGAAGCCCGTGAACTACATAAAACTTTGGAGAACGATCTTAACTTCAGGTTATGCAGAAAGTTTGACACGCAATATTCAACTGTCTGGATGCCAACGGTAACTTGTTTAGCGAATATTGACTGTTTGCTAGGATTGGTTAGGACCTCAGAATCTCTTGGAACGCCGTCTTGTAGGCCAGTTATATGTGATGAGGTCGATCCATCTACCAAGTGCAAAAAACAAGGATTTGTTGATTTCAAATCTTTACGTCACCCATGTTTTAATCTCGACAGCCGAGTCAATAAAGATTTTATCCCTAACGATGTCACCTTGGGTAATAAATCACCGAATATTGGTTTACTGACAGGTGCTAATGCAGCAGGTAAGTCGACAGTTCTACGGATGACATGTATTGCAGTGATAATGGCACAACTTGGCTGCTATGTACCAGCTGAATCTGCAAGCTTAACTCCAATAGATAGAATTATGACTCGTCTTGGCGCcaatgataatattatgCAGGGCAAGTCGacattttttgttgaattaTCTGAAACTAAGAGAATACTTGATCTAGCAACAAATAGATCATTATTAGTTCTTGATGAGTTAGGAAGAGGTGGCTCATCCAATGACGGTTTTTCTATTGCAGAAAGTGTTCTACATCATGTGGCAACACACATTCAGAGTTTAGGATTTTTCGCAACACATTATGGTAGTCTTGGTTTGAGTTTTAGATCTCATCCTCAGATTAAGCCAATGAAAATGAGCATACTGGTCGATGAAGCGACAAGGAATGTCACTTTCCTGTATAAGTTGGTGGATGGACAGAGTGAAGGTTCGTTTGGTATGCACGTTGCATCAATGTGCGGTATAGCAAAGTCAATTGTTGACAATGCGCAATCAGCAGCAGATAACCTGGAACATACTTCAAGGttaatcaaagaaagaaaggaaGCGTTGCAAGGGCATGCTGATCCAGGTAGTATGGTTCCTCTTGGTCTACAAAGTGATTTTACTCGATTGGCGTTCGGTGATGGTTTGAATAACAAATCAGTAGGTACAGGTGAAGGTGTTCTGGTATATGATAATAACGTCAAATCGAATGTTCTTCGcatattatttaatatgATTGACAGATTAGAGGATTGA
- the DNF2 gene encoding aminophospholipid-translocating P4-type ATPase DNF2 (CAGL0G08085g~Ortholog(s) have phospholipid-translocating ATPase activity): MPSRSPFEDGVGGKEPISSPFDDSNRFQDVEMVPMEEDVKDTNTTVYDEFGDGPYKEEDDMDDDYSMEPTPIVGRSDNGQFNDDNRVLMFGPDDLERRAQPGKNRESKSGDQIKRLRWGTQRRRKSFKRYDIGRSKTLKWAKKNIQDPLEELIGNENEATDETGMRNKADELRNIYFNQPLPQDMLDEDNKPLANYPRNKIRTTKYTPLTFLPKNILLQFHNFANIYFLILIILGAFQIFGVTNPGFSAVPLIVIIIITAIKDGIEDSRRTVLDLEVNNTKTHVLTGIENYNVSADDISLWRRFKKANSRIIASFVQVCRETLTKKGRLEKAQRKRQMANHKKNLNRKFRNSLNSYRSNRMSRDVRPSMDFRPSTDINGYQQNEDTLINKTLPTDMEWRFSKDYWKNVKVGDIVRIHNNEEIPADIILLSTSDSDGACYVETKNLDGETNLKVRQSMKCTSDIRSSIDIARTRFWIESEGPHANLYSYQGNFRWNSLEDNQLKNEPVNINNLLLRGCTLRNTKWAMGVVAFTGDDTKIMLNAGVTPTKKSRISKELNLSVLFNFALLFVLCFIAGLYNGIYHNKHPRSRDFFDFGTGTGGSATSGFVSFWVAVILYQSLVPISLYISVEIIKTAQAIFIYLDVMMYNEKLDYPCTPKSWNISDDLGQIEYIFSDKTGTLTQNVMEFKKCTINGVSYGRAYTEALAGLRKRQGVDVAHESKIEKEGIKRDREEMINKLQNLAKNSQFYEDEVTFVSKEFVDDLTGGSGSVQQKSCQHFMLALALCHSVLTEPSKEDPAKLEIKAQSPDEAALVTTARDMGFSFLKKTKEGMVLEVQGIEKEFQILNILEFNSSRKRMSCIVKIPGDDANGKPKALLICKGADSVIYSRLDKTGLNEESLLEKTALHLEQYATEGLRTLCLAQRELSWEEYERWNKKYDIAAAAVVDREEELEKVSDEIERHLILLGGTAIEDRLQDGVPDSIALLGEAGIKLWVLTGDKVETAINIGFSCNLLNNDMELLVIKTTGPDVEDLGATPKDIVDTLISQYLHDKFGMAGSEEELKKAKAEHDIPRGEFAVIIDGEALKYALSTEDMKRKFLLLCKNCKSVLCCRVSPAQKAAVVKLVKNTLDVMTLAIGDGSNDVAMIQSANIGVGIAGEEGRQAVMSSDYAIGQFRYLTRLLLVHGKWCYKRLAEMIPQFFYKNMIFTLALFWFGIYNDYDGSYLFEYTYLTFYNLAFTSIPVILLGIFDQDVSDTISLVFPQLYRVGILRKEWSQTKFLWYMLDGLYQSVIAFFFPYLLYRRHMIVTSNGLGLDHRYYVGVPVTAIACISCNLYILIQQKHWDVFCSFFVGVSIMIFFTWTGIWSSASRSNEFYHGAARVFGTPTFWAVLFVGIMFCLLPRFTLDVFKRYFYPKDIDIIREMWSRGDFDSFPKKYDPTDPEVHKIAMSDIRVFSGAESKEFNSNSNTSSSSSEDILSEEIPLELGKGMNDSGKKSEYESGVGDEILKYYLGKDSNRNTILTDNQKRLSTYSRASNRTSLDRTREDMLATNQLDTRFSVERARASLELPGITHAENLLNSN; the protein is encoded by the coding sequence ATGCCGTCAAGGTCGCCATTTGAAGATGGTGTAGGCGGTAAGGAGCCGATAAGTTCGCCGTTCGATGATAGCAATCGGTTTCAGGACGTTGAGATGGTGCCGATGGAGGAAGACGTGAAGGATACAAACACCACTGTGTATGATGAGTTCGGGGATGGTCCATACAAGGAAGAGGATGATATGGACGATGATTATTCCATGGAGCCTACCCCCATTGTAGGGCGAAGCGATAATGGTCAGTTTAACGATGATAACAGAGTGCTTATGTTTGGTCCGGATGATCTAGAGAGAAGGGCCCAACCTGGCAAGAACAGGGAAAGCAAGAGTGGAGATCAGATCAAAAGACTGAGATGGGGTACACAGCGCAGGAGGAAATCTTTTAAGAGATACGACATAGGCAGATCAAAGACTTTGAAATGGGCCAAGAAGAATATTCAGGACCCTTTAGAAGAACTAATTggtaatgaaaatgaagctACGGATGAAACGGGTATGCGTAATAAAGCTGATGAACTGAGGAACATCTATTTCAACCAGCCGTTGCCGCAAGATATGTTGGATGAGGATAACAAACCCTTGGCCAACTATCCTAGAAATAAGATCAGAACTACGAAATACACTCCGCTTACTTTCTTgccaaaaaatattttgttacAATTCCACAATTTTGCGAACatatatttcttgattCTAATTATTTTGGGTGCTTTCCAGATTTTTGGTGTCACTAACCCAGGTTTCTCTGCTGTGCCTTTgattgttattattattatcactGCAATTAAAGATGGTATCGAGGattcaagaagaacagTATTAGATTTGGAAGTCAACAACACTAAGACTCACGTCTTAACTGGAATTGAGAACTATAACGTCTCTGCTGATGATATCTCATTGTGGAGAAGATTCAAGAAAGCTAACTCAAGAATAATAGCTAGTTTTGTTCAGGTATGTAGAGAAACCTTGACAAAGAAAGGACGGTTGGAAAAAGCCCAAAGGAAACGTCAAATGGCAAATCACAAGAAAAACCTGAACAGGAAGTTTAGAAACTCTTTGAACTCTTATAGAAGTAATCGTATGTCTCGTGACGTGAGACCTTCGATGGACTTCAGGCCCTCTACGGATATCAATGGTTACCAACAGAATGAAGACACATTAATAAATAAGACTTTACCAACGGACATGGAATGGAGATTCTCCAAAGACTACTGGAAAAATGTGAAAGTAGGTGATATCGTTAGAATTCATAACAATGAGGAGATTCCCGctgatattattttactATCTACTTCCGACTCTGACGGAGCGTGTTATGTCGAAACAAAAAACTTAGATGGAGAGACAAATCTAAAAGTTAGGCAATCCATGAAATGCACTTCTGATATCAGGAGTTCGATTGATATTGCTCGGACAAGATTTTGGATAGAGAGTGAAGGTCCACATGCAAATTTGTATTCCTACCAAGGTAACTTTAGGTGGAACAGTTTAGAAGATAATCAATTAAAGAATGAACCTGTTAATATCAACAACTTGTTGCTTCGTGGTTGCACTTTGAGAAATACTAAATGGGCTATGGGTGTCGTAGCATTTACTGGTGATGATACTAAAATCATGTTGAATGCTGGTGTAACTCCGACTAAGAAATCTAGAATATCTAAAGAACTAAACTTATCCGTTTTGTTTAACTTTGCATTGTTATTCGTTCTGTGTTTCATTGCTGGTTTGTACAACGGTATCTATCATAATAAGCATCCGAGATCAAGAGACTTTTTTGACTTCGGTACAGGGACCGGTGGTTCCGCTACAAGTGGTTTTGTTTCGTTTTGGGTTGCAGTTATCTTGTATCAATCTTTGGTCCCTATTTCTCTGTACATTTCCGTCGAAATCATCAAAACAGCTCAGgctatatttatataccTTGATGTTATGATGTACAATGAAAAGTTAGATTATCCATGCACACCTAAATCTTGGAATATCTCTGATGATCTCGGTCAAATTGAGTATATTTTCTCAGATAAGACAGGGACATTAACCCAGAATGTTATGGAATTTAAGAAGTGTACGATAAATGGTGTGTCTTATGGTAGGGCTTACACTGAAGCTTTGGCCGGTTTGAGAAAAAGGCAAGGTGTAGACGTTGCTCATGAAAGTAAGATTGAGAAGGAAGGCATTAAGAGAGATAGAGAGGAAATGATTAATAAGTTACAAAACCTCGCCAAAAATTCACAATTTTATGAAGATGAAGTCACATTTGTCTCTAAGGAATTTGTTGACGATTTGACAGGTGGATCTGGTAGCGTCCAACAAAAGTCATGTCAGCATTTCATGCTTGCATTGGCTCTTTGTCATTCTGTGTTGACAGAGCCAAGTAAAGAAGATCCTGCTAAATTGGAAATAAAAGCACAATCACCAGATGAAGCAGCGCTTGTAACTACAGCCAGAGACATGGGTTTTAGTTTCCTAAAAAAAACTAAGGAAGGTATGGTATTGGAAGTCcaaggaattgaaaaagaattCCAGATTctaaatatattagaatTTAATTCTTCTAGAAAGAGGATGAGTTGTATTGTAAAAATTCCAGGTGATGATGCTAATGGTAAACCAAAGGCCTTGTTGATTTGTAAAGGTGCTGATTCAGTTATATATTCTAGGTTGGATAAGACTGGTCTAAATGAAGAATCTCTGTTGGAAAAAACTGCTCTCCATCTTGAACAATATGCTACTGAAGGTCTAAGAACACTGTGTTTGGCTCAAAGAGAGCTGTCCTGGGAAGAGTATGAGCGTTGGAATaagaaatatgatattgcagctgctgctgttgttgataGAGAAGAGGAATTAGAAAAAGTTTCTGATGAGATTGAAAGACATTTGATACTTTTGGGTGGTACAGCAATAGAAGATCGTCTACAAGATGGTGTTCCTGATTCTATTGCATTGCTAGGTGAGGCTGGTATTAAATTGTGGGTTTTGACCGGTGACAAGGTCGAGACAGCTATTAATATTGGTTTTTCATGTAATCTGCTGAATAACGATATGGAACTACTAGTTATCAAAACGACAGGCCCTGATGTTGAGGATTTAGGCGCTACACCTAAAGATATTGTTGATACATTGATTTCGCAATATCTACATGATAAGTTCGGAATGGCAGGATCTGAGGAGGAACTAAAGAAGGCAAAAGCTGAACATGACATACCTAGAGGTGAATTTGCCGTCATTATTGATGGTGAAGCCCTGAAGTATGCACTATCTACTGAAGACATGAAACGTaagtttcttttgcttTGTAAGAATTGTAAATCTGTTCTCTGTTGTCGTGTATCTCCGGCACAGAAGGCTGCTGTTGTTAAACTTGTCAAAAACACATTGGATGTCATGACTCTTGCTATTGGTGATGGATCTAATGATGTCGCCATGATTCAATCTGCTAATATTGGTGTCGGTATTGCTGGTGAAGAAGGTAGACAAGCAGTTATGTCATCAGATTATGCAATTGGTCAATTCAGGTACTTGACTAGATTGCTTCTGGTACATGGAAAATGGTGTTATAAAAGATTGGCTGAAATGATCCCACAGTTTTTTTACAAGAACATGATTTTCACGTTGGCTCTGTTTTGGTTCGGAATTTATAACGATTATGATGGATCTTATTTGTTTGAATATACTTACCTGACATTTTACAATTTGGCTTTCACTTCTATTCCAGTTATTTTACTGGGTATTTTCGATCAGGACGTTAGTGATACCATATCCTTGGTATTCCCACAACTTTATAGAGTTGGTATACTGAGAAAGGAATGGAGTCAAACGAAATTTTTGTGGTACATGCTGGACGGGTTATATCAATCAGTTATAGCCTTTTTCTTCCCTTACTTGCTTTACCGCCGTCACATGATAGTTACAAGTAATGGTTTAGGATTAGATCACCGTTATTACGTTGGTGTGCCTGTAACAGCAATTGCATGTATTTCCTGTAATCTTTACATTCTAATTCAGCAAAAGCACTGGGATGTGTTCTGTTCATTTTTTGTTGGTGTTTCTATCATGATTTTCTTTACATGGACCGGTATTTGGTCAAGTGCTTCTAGAAGCAATGAATTTTATCATGGTGCTGCTAGAGTGTTTGGCACCCCCACTTTCTGGGCAGTGTTGTTTGTTGGTATTATGTTCTGTTTGCTGCCTCGTTTTACTTTAGATGTTTTCAAGCGTTACTTCTATCCTAAggatattgatattattagGGAGATGTGGAGTCGGGGTGACTTTGATTCATTCCCTAAGAAGTACGATCCTACTGACCCGGAGGTTCATAAGATTGCTATGTCTGATATTCGTGTGTTTTCTGGCGCAGAATCTAAGGAGTTCAATTCTAATTCCAATACGAGTAGCTCATCCAGTGAAGATATTTTGTCTGAAGAAATTCCTCTGGAACTTGGAAAAGGTATGAATGATTCAGGCAAGAAAAGTGAATATGAGTCTGGTGTTGGTGATGAGATCTTGAAATATTATCTCGGTAAGGACTCTAATAGAAACACAATACTCACAGACAATCAAAAGAGACTTTCTACATACTCTAGAGCAAGTAATAGAACCTCGTTGGATCGCACCAGAGAAGATATGCTGGCCACCAACCAACTCGATACACGCTTTTCTGTAGAAAGAGCGAGAGCTTCTCTTGAACTTCCTGGTATTACTCACGCtgaaaatttattgaattcGAACTAA
- the GIS1 gene encoding histone demethylase GIS1 (CAGL0G08107g~Ortholog(s) have RNA polymerase II core promoter proximal region sequence-specific DNA binding, histone demethylase activity (H3-K36 specific) and transcriptional repressor activity, more), whose protein sequence is MENFNTLEDEFLEQSLHHHDNFEDMIKNNIQIYEKSPVMKVRLLDSYIFDKFGEIYDTEFITTVFQHVIGEDVPNIVEVPKEIDYHFWIDMMDQGKRSKKKCSTSGILDFGMSLSVAENFSFVEIPAVTKKLENIFWEHQYAYTSYYSSLILDKTVPQNEINKELYDLEYILSSERPDCKEKIKLCCFGTQIPWRIDTVNQYHLIFNLFGTPIQWYIVEGCNRDSLISYLKKLEPKGSETCNAFYIHKKYCFGPDFLERANIPYKTMVQESGKLFISKPGTCFFVFHYGYSIVMEKTIKCDQTIFTAQHVFPALCTCGKFDQTNTVFDQILSSNSDIYGHFNENLNQQFHMSQDNGLEHYWLSSENNKYWTSQVKTLLNKSSNSENFETNSPETRLCVSTPPTDMTKSLTPHDIKLANSIPEFIKRQLETMKPIYKEKVTDDKEVIYWLASDLDYYHNSECEDMVLFSTKPKRKCVKRGKYPNKSRKPLKFKIRYFQTKIQTNTKSTFPVAKKLRLLPQPSGFSLLVPEETFLSDDESSKNVESLGQIFNSKIRYSDGFKYFYCEICDHNFPSSYHLIRHRNSVHSAEKPYNCPICSKGFKRKDHVSQHLKKKTPCRQKHYSLSI, encoded by the coding sequence ATGGAGAACTTTAATACGCTGGAAGATGAGTTTCTCGAACAATCACTACATCATCATGATAATTTTGAGgatatgataaaaaataatattcaaatatatgaaaaaagtCCTGTTATGAAAGTCAGGCTGCTGGACAGTTacatatttgataaatttggtGAAATTTATGATACCGAGTTTATTACTACAGTATTTCAGCATGTGATTGGTGAGGATGTGCCAAATATTGTTGAAGTTCCGAAAGAAATAgattatcatttttggATCGATATGATGGATCAAGGAAAGCgctcaaagaaaaaatgcTCAACAAGTGGTATTCTCGACTTTGGCATGAGCTTGTCAGTAGCAGagaatttttcatttgttgAAATCCCAGCagttacaaaaaaattggaaaacATATTTTGGGAGCATCAATATGCATACACTTCCTACTATTCATCATTAATTTTAGACAAAACAGTACCTCagaatgaaataaataaagaGTTGTATGATCtggaatatattttgtCTTCTGAAAGGCCAGACtgcaaagagaaaataaagTTATGTTGTTTTGGAACGCAGATTCCATGGAGGATAGACACTGTCaatcaatatcatctaatatttaatttatttgGGACGCCAATTCAATGGTATATTGTTGAAGGGTGTAATAGAGATTCATTAATTAGTTATTTAAAAAAGCTTGAGCCAAAGGGATCAGAGACCTGCAATGCTTTCTATATACATAAGAAGTATTGTTTTGGTCCGgattttcttgaaagagCCAATATTCCTTATAAAACCATGGTACAGGAATCAGgtaaattatttatttccaAACCTGGAACATGTTTCTTCGTTTTTCATTATGGATATTCTATTGTTATGgagaaaacaataaaatgTGATCAAACCATTTTTACCGCCCAGCATGTATTCCCAGCTTTATGTACTTGTGGGAAATTCGATCAAACTAATACAGTATTTGACCAGATCTTATCTTCAAATTCAGACATATATGGACATTTTAATGAGAATTTGAATCAGCAATTTCATATGTCACAGGACAATGGATTGGAACACTATTGGCTATCGagtgaaaataataaatattggACTAGCCAAGTGAAGACATTACTAAATAAATCAAGTAATTCAGAAAACTTTGAAACGAATTCGCCTGAAACTAGGCTATGTGTATcaacaccaccaacagATATGACTAAATCATTAACACCTCATGACATAAAACTAGCAAATTCAATACCAGAGTTCATAAAAAGACAACTTGAAACAATGAAACCGATTTACAAGGAAAAGGTAACAGATGATAAAGAAGTCATATACTGGTTAGCATCTGACCTTGACTACTATCACAACTCTGAATGTGAAGATATGGTACTTTTTTCAACTAAGCCCAAGAGAAAATGTGTGAAGAGAGGCAAATATCCTAACAAATCTAGAAAACCCTTGAAGTTTAAGATAAGATACTTTCAGACAAAAATTCaaacaaacacaaaatcTACTTTTCCAGTTGCGAAGAAGCTCAGATTACTACCTCAACCATCTggattttcattattagtTCCTGAAGAAACATTTCTTTCAGATGATGAAAGTTCGAAGAACGTGGAAAGCTTGGGACAAATATTCAACTCTAAAATCCGTTATTCAGATGGgttcaaatatttttattgtgAAATATGTGATCATAACTTCCCGTCATCTTATCACTTAATTAGACATAGAAACTCAGTTCACTCGGCAGAAAAACCATATAACTGTCCTATCTGTTCTAAAGGgttcaaaagaaaggaCCATGTTAGTCAgcacttgaagaagaaaactcCCTGTCGACAGAAACATTATTCATTATCTATTTAA